The Arachis hypogaea cultivar Tifrunner chromosome 16, arahy.Tifrunner.gnm2.J5K5, whole genome shotgun sequence genome contains a region encoding:
- the LOC140179728 gene encoding uncharacterized protein, with the protein MTVSSLLFTAAAASAAALIMLYKGRRKSLLQSPHIGDLTTLCPPSERECPCGKILFVSRIRTSKALAQQLRDMLASNGIILDLVDTVDYEPEDLAKENLVLIVASTAEHWNRYPLRGPIITKDIILRIAAEEFAEWLKERVRSFEGEVFAVKACTFSAFGVVGRFSEDGKNLMAKAANHIRDLGHATQFNNDFDFDNWWQRAVGILKGAVLEDTVSDGKCEESEPEDVSCSDPKLLMPQRFYVFVENFEEEVYTTYTRRMLTVTEANLMKNGSVDLEEADPVAPQWPLAKSIRVDERLPMFLGFCSVGGVLYFAGGMVHWILPKKYQVGSDVYYPKNLWCLENDGSTWISSIRGNTFKNGTLVVPYHGKLLIFGADWVEIYDPKSDYWDRREVTYKDFFQGYMDLQCYFLWKDNSTKNHKTLLFLYFFDDRQQSLMSYDVEANIWKPIECRFPPIRDDVYVPRKLLRLGSTDYLLIIDFAATWYVYDLSKKIVLADLHIGGLDDTLLVLHVFCCHCTRKESLVCIFMEPCLDYDLPDFVPYARVKLQIEGIFSAEVESKGDLKLGPYSQLHMFAVGDEDIEGKNVA; encoded by the exons ATGACGGTATCCTCTCTCTTATTCACCGCGGCTGCCGCCTCAGCTGCTGCCCTAATCATGTTGTACAAGGGTCGCCGCAAGAGCCTCCTTCAAAGCCCCCACATCGGGGACCTTACAACGCTCTGTCCACCATCCGAACGCGAATGTCCATGTGGTAAGATCCTATTCGTTTCCCGAATCAGAACGTCAAAAGCCCTGGCGCAGCAACTACGCGATATGTTAGCCTCAAACGGTATTATTTTAGATCTCGTAGATACGGTTGATTACGAACCCGAAGACCTAGCCAAGGAGAACCTCGTCCTTATCGTTGCTTCAACTGCGGAACATTGGAACCGATATCCGCTACGAGGGCCTATCATCACGAAAGACATCATCCTACGTATCGCAGCAGAGGAGTTCGCCGAGTGGCTCAAGGAGAGAGTAAGGAGCTTTGAGGGTGAAGTGTTTGCTGTGAAGGCTTGCACTTTCAGTGCGTTTGGTGTGGTCGGTAGGTTTTCCGAAGATGGCAAGAATTTGATGGCTAAAGCCGCCAATCACATTAGGGATTTGGGTCACGCTACTCAATTCAacaatgattttgattttgacaacTGGTGGCAAAGGGCTGTTGGGATTTTGAAAGGTGCAGTTTTGGAAGATACAGTGTCTGATGGCAAGTGTGAGGAATCTGAACCTGAG GATGTTTCTTGTTCCGATCCAAAGCTACTCATGCCGCAGCGATTCTATGTTTTTGTGGAAAATTTTGAGGAAGAGGTATATACGACCTACACACGCAGGATGTTAACTGTCACTGAGGCGAACTTGATGAAGAATGGCTCTGTTGATCTTGAAGAAGCAGATCCTGTTGCTCCTCAATGGCCTCTTGCCAAAAGTATAAGAGTTGATGAAAGGTTACCAATGTTTCTAGGATTCTGTTCCGTTGGTGGTGTCTTGTACTTCGCAGGTGGTATGGTGCATTGGATTCTTCCAAAAAAATATCAGGTAGGCTCGGACGTTTATTACCCCAAAAATTTGTGGTGCCTCGAGAATGATGGCTCTACTTGGATTTCGAGTATACGTGGTAACACATTCAAGAACGGAACTTTAGTAGTCCCATACCATGGCAAGTTGTTAATCTTTGGGGCTGATTGGGTTGAGATCTACGACCCAAAATCAGATTACTGGGATAGAAGGGAAGTGACTTATAAGGACTTTTTTCAAGGATATATGGATCTTCAATGTTATTTTCTGTGGAAGGACAACAGCACTAAGAATCACAAGACCCTccttttcttgtatttttttgaTGATAGGCAACAATCACTCATGTCATATGATGTTGAAGCAAACATCTGGAAACCCATTGAGTGCCGGTTTCCGCCAATTCGTGATGATGTGTACGTTCCTAGGAAACTCCTTCGCTTGGGATCCACTGATTATCTACTCATTATTGATTTCGCCGCTACTTGGTACGTGTACGACTTGTCTAAGAAGATCGTCTTGGCAGATCTGCATATAGGTGGTCTTGATGATACTCTGCTGGTGTTGCATGTTTTCTGTTGTCATTGCACCCGGAAAGAAAGTCTGGTCTGTATCTTCATGGAACCATGTCTAGACTATGATCTTCCTGACTTTGTTCCTTATGCGAGAGTAAAGCTCCAAATTGAAGGTATTTTTTCTGCCGAGGTTGAATCCAAGGGTGATTTAAAACTTGGTCCCTATTCCCAACTCCACAT GTTTGCTGTTGGAGACGAAGACATTGAAGGGAAGAATGTAgcttag
- the LOC140179729 gene encoding auxin response factor 3-like, whose protein sequence is MFCKTLTASDTSTHGGFSVPRRAAEDCFPPLDYSQQRPSQELVAKDLHGLEWRFRHIYRGQPRRHLLTTGWSAFVNKKKLVSGDAVLFLRGDDGELRLGSSSTPTSPSPSSSPSPTSNPVFFTKPSPAKSN, encoded by the exons ATGTTTTGCAAGACTCTTACTGCTTCTGACACTAGCACTCATGGTGGATTTTCTGTGCCTCGTCGAGCAGCTGAAGATTGCTTTCCTCCTCTG GATTACAGTCAACAGAGGCCTTCACAAGAGCTTGTGGCGAAGGATTTGCATGGCCTTGAATGGAGGTTTAGACATATATACAGAG GGCAGCCACGGAGACATTTGCTCACAACTGGATGGAGTGCATTTGTGAACAAGAAGAAGCTTGTGTCTGGAGATGCTGTGTTATTCCTTAGGGGTGACGATGGAGAATTAAGACTAGGGTCGAGCAGCACTCCAACCAGTCCGTCGCCGAGCAGCAGTCCGTCGCCGACCAGCAATCCAGTCTTCTTCACCAAGCCCTCTCCTGCAAAAAGCAACTGA